The Halorhabdus sp. BNX81 genome includes a region encoding these proteins:
- a CDS encoding ferredoxin--nitrite reductase encodes MNTVEQWKQEKHPLDVIEDVTEYAEGGLSFSEIEDRAGDGEWERLKWAGLYAHGEHDDFFMKRTKVPGGYLTPEQAEVIGQVADEYATAPAEHGGDEQNEIWGDAYLDITTRQDIQMHWIAVEEVPEIWATYDEVGLTTVQGCGDSARNVLGCPAAGLDEHECFDAQPVIDAVNEFFTENREYANLPRKFKMTITGCAHDCGQSQINDVGLTPARKEVDVSGEAGGSSDSSDGGTDIYGFHCKVGGGLSDGPRMATQMDVFVPPEDAVEFCRAIAQTFKELGDRNNRGVCRMRYLVEQLGTEEFEAAVRRRCSVDLPKSGTDLTEGYTGDHVGVHDQKTEGLKYVGFNVIAGRMSGEEFVEAARAAKKYGTDEASIRLATDQNFLITHIPAENVGDLMAEPFARKYSPDPGPFSRGAVGCTGSEFCNYGIIETKNRVYKWAKALDRRIETPDDLDVVRMHMSGCSASCAQPQIADIGFRGETVKVDDPEDSTNFEGDAIVEGMDFGLGGALGTDNEFLDWVETAVPARAVIPALEELFAAYTEERNEGERFYAWCRRVENDRLRSIMQGADAPVAAGVAQETGGRGSSDD; translated from the coding sequence ATGAATACAGTCGAACAGTGGAAACAGGAGAAACACCCCCTCGACGTGATCGAGGACGTCACGGAATACGCAGAGGGTGGCCTCTCCTTTTCCGAGATCGAGGATCGGGCGGGCGATGGCGAGTGGGAGCGCCTGAAGTGGGCCGGGCTGTACGCCCACGGTGAGCACGACGACTTCTTCATGAAGCGGACGAAGGTGCCTGGCGGGTACCTCACACCCGAACAGGCCGAGGTGATCGGCCAGGTTGCCGACGAATACGCCACCGCACCCGCGGAACACGGTGGCGACGAACAAAACGAGATCTGGGGTGACGCGTATCTGGACATCACCACCCGCCAGGATATCCAGATGCACTGGATCGCGGTCGAGGAGGTCCCCGAGATCTGGGCGACCTACGACGAGGTTGGCCTGACGACGGTCCAGGGGTGTGGCGACTCCGCCCGGAACGTGCTGGGGTGTCCCGCGGCCGGACTCGACGAACACGAATGCTTCGACGCCCAGCCCGTGATCGATGCCGTCAACGAATTCTTCACCGAGAACCGGGAGTACGCCAACCTGCCCCGGAAGTTCAAGATGACGATCACCGGCTGTGCACACGATTGTGGGCAATCCCAGATCAACGACGTGGGCCTGACGCCGGCCCGGAAGGAAGTGGATGTCTCCGGCGAAGCCGGAGGCTCGTCGGACTCGTCCGACGGTGGCACCGACATCTACGGCTTCCATTGCAAAGTTGGCGGCGGACTTTCCGATGGCCCGCGGATGGCGACGCAGATGGATGTCTTCGTCCCGCCCGAAGACGCCGTGGAGTTTTGCCGAGCCATCGCCCAGACGTTCAAGGAGTTGGGCGATCGGAACAACCGCGGGGTCTGCCGGATGCGCTATCTCGTCGAGCAACTCGGCACCGAGGAATTCGAGGCCGCTGTCCGGCGGCGCTGCAGTGTCGACCTCCCGAAGAGTGGGACCGACCTCACCGAGGGCTATACCGGTGATCACGTCGGCGTCCACGACCAGAAGACGGAGGGGCTAAAGTACGTCGGGTTCAACGTCATCGCCGGCCGGATGAGCGGCGAGGAGTTCGTCGAGGCCGCCCGCGCGGCGAAGAAATACGGCACCGACGAGGCCTCGATCCGGCTGGCGACCGACCAGAACTTCCTGATCACGCACATTCCGGCCGAGAACGTCGGCGACCTCATGGCCGAACCGTTCGCCCGGAAGTACAGCCCCGATCCCGGGCCCTTCTCTCGGGGCGCGGTCGGCTGTACGGGGTCGGAGTTCTGCAACTACGGCATCATCGAGACGAAGAATCGCGTTTACAAGTGGGCGAAAGCCCTCGACCGCCGGATCGAGACACCCGATGATCTGGATGTGGTGCGGATGCACATGTCCGGCTGTTCGGCCTCCTGTGCCCAGCCACAGATCGCCGACATCGGGTTCCGGGGGGAGACGGTGAAGGTCGACGATCCCGAGGACTCGACGAATTTCGAGGGCGACGCCATCGTCGAGGGGATGGACTTCGGCCTGGGCGGCGCGCTCGGGACCGACAACGAGTTCCTCGATTGGGTCGAGACCGCGGTGCCCGCCCGGGCGGTGATTCCCGCCCTGGAGGAACTGTTCGCGGCCTACACCGAGGAGCGCAACGAGGGCGAACGGTTCTACGCGTGGTGTCGTCGCGTCGAGAACGACCGCCTGCGATCGATCATGCAGGGGGCCGATGCGCCAGTCGCGGCCGGGGTCGCCCAGGAGACGGGCGGCCGGGGGTCGAGTGATGACTGA